Proteins encoded together in one Tripterygium wilfordii isolate XIE 37 chromosome 14, ASM1340144v1, whole genome shotgun sequence window:
- the LOC120014204 gene encoding uncharacterized protein LOC120014204 — protein MDIYSDVNEQFILEELAAITGVAIVAAGEAMYDIQRTPCWTSWYTGHMYMTDLLRGNRNKCLTVLRMDRWVFRDLCNELSTRYGLEPSRELSVKEIVGMFVYTVGNGVGNRTMQDRFQYSGETVHRQFHNVLSSLIRMSDDIIRLKDPTYSTVPTYIEEDDRYFSYFRDCIGAIDGTYIHASVPHDDRTRFIGCKGVTTQNVMAACDFDMLFTTVLSNANSKFPHPPPGKYYLVDSGYVNQSGYLAPYRGQRYHLEVFRNGPDVSTPREAFNHAHSSLRLVIERTFGVLKNK, from the exons ATGGATATCTATTCTGATGTAAATGAGCAGTTCATTTTGGAAGAACTAGCGGCTATTACGGGGGTAGCAATTGTTGCAGCCGGTGAGGCAATGTATGATATTCAACGTACACCTTGTTGGACATCATGGTACACAGGACATATGTACATGACAGACTTGCTACGAGGTAATAGGAACAAATGTTTGACAGTGTTGAGGATGGACAGGTGGGTGTTCAGGGACTTATGCAATGAATTGAGCACGAGGTATGGCCTCGAACCATCTCGTGAACTAAGTGTGAAAGAGATAGTCGGGATGTTTGTTTACACCGTAGGAAATGGTGTCGGCAATCGGACTATGCAGGATAGATTCCAGTATTCTGGAGAAACAGTCCATCGCCAGTTTCATAATGTATTGAGCAGTTTGATTCGGATGTCAGACGATATTATCCGACTAAAGGATCCAACATATTCGACAGTCCCGACGTACATAGAAGAAGACGACAGATATTTTTCATACTTTAGGGATTGCATCGGGGCAATTGATGGTACGTACATTCATGCATCAGTCCCTCATGATGATCGGACAAGATTCATTGGGTGCAAAGGTGTGACCACGCAGAATGTGATGGCAGCATGTGACTTCGATATGTTATTCAC TACGGTTCTCTCTAATGCAAACTCAAAGTTTCCCCACCCTCCCCCTG GAAAATATTACTTAGTTGATTCGGGATATGtgaatcaaagtggatatctagcaccatATAGGGGACAGAGATACCATTTAGAGGTATTCCGAAATGGTCCTGATGTATCGACACCACGGGAAGCCTTCAATCATGCACACTCATCTCTCCGTTTGGTAATTGAGCGCACATTTGGTGTGCTAAAAAATAAGTGA
- the LOC120014203 gene encoding uncharacterized protein LOC120014203: protein MHDTGTGWDCVRNTILADNDWWEKRIQEDKKVAKFRIQGPENLDQLEELFDGMMATGEFAMFAGASKQHAGSTNEKLPRTNTGDNMDAIHLGFDGSSDLEFDINIEQSNEITSSPTLSLRQGRRRSGTSGTREKKKRRAFASDYREDISKSLGNLVSTVSSRANAVASAPISSAKAEIAECLRILEEIPETVEMGDLLLFALKLFQNKDHREYFTAMLRRDWQLAWLKMMYAEANGGGAGGST from the exons ATGCATGACACTGGGACTGGATGGGATTGTGTTCGGAACACAATTCTTGCTGACAATGACTGGTGGGAGAAAAGAATTCAG GAAGACAAAAAAGTTGCAAAGTTTCGAATCCAAGGTCCAGAAAACCTTGACCAGTTGGAGGAACTATTTGATGGGATGATGGCTACTGGTGAATTTGCAATGTTTGCAGGTGCATCTAAACAACATGCTGGCAGCACTAATGAAAAACTGCCAAGGACCAACACCGGCGACAATATGGATGCTATCCATCTCGGCTTTGATGGTTCCAGTGATCTAGAGTTTGACATAAACATTGAGCAAAGTAATGAAATAACTAGCTCCCCCACTCTGTCACTTCGTCAAGGTAGGAGGAGATCAGGCACATCAGGGACCCGTGAGAAAAAGAAGCGTAGGGCATTCGCTTCTGATTATCGCGAAGACATTAGCAAGTCCTTGGGCAATCTTGTCTCCACTGTGAGCAGCCGGGCAAATGCAGTTGCCAGTGCCCCTATTTCATCAGCAAAAGCTGAAATCGCGGAATGTTTAAGAATTTTGGAGGAAATTCCAGAGACTGTCGAGATGGGAGATTTGCTCTTGTTTGCCCTCAAGCTGTTTCAGAACAAAGATCATCGTGAGTACTTCACTGCCATGTTACGCAGGGATTGGCAACTTGCGTGGTTGAAGATGATGTACGCGGAAGCAAATGGGGGTGGGGCAGGAGGCAGCACCTGA